TCAGTGGGTAAAGGAGCTAGGACGTCGCAAACAATTGCCTCAGATTTTGCGCCAGCAAATGAAAACGTAGGCTGGCAACGTCGTAATTATTTGTGAGGTACGGTCAGCGGACTGGAAACCGTGTCCGTGCCGGACTGAGTGGGCAGCAAACACCCCCTCGCTGCCAACACCTTTTTCCACTTCTGTGTCTTGCCTCAGAAGAAACCCGGAAACGGTGGGAGATAAACAAGTTTCTCGGCGTCTCTGTGTTTCTTGCTCTGGAGGAGCATTTCGGCCGCCGTGAGCAATGGAGCCACGTGTTCCACACGTCTCGCGTACCCCTGGGCTGTCGGCCGGTGCCGAAGGGCCTTTCGTTAGAAAACTTGAACTGCTTTTGGAGGGCTTCGTTAAAATGACACAGACGTTCCAGAGACATTTTTCTAGCCAGAAATGTCCACAGGCAAACTACTGCTTCTTCTAGGGACACAAAAGAACCAAAGCAACACCGGGCAGCAACCCCAGGTGATGATGGAAGGGAGCTGCCCAGCTGGGCGACGGAGCGGCAGCCGCTTGCTGGCAGCGCCTAGCTCCGAAGACAGCgccgcagcgcagaagtcagggcagCTCGGTGACCACTGGCTCAGCCCAGCATCTGAACACAGCGGGCTGAGGGCGACTTTCGGCTACCACAAAATGTGCAATTAACGCCCCCTCCCAGGCTAGGCAAACCCTGGAGCTGGGACGAGCCCACCCCGCTGCTTTCAGCCTGCAGCTCGGCGAGCCAGCAACCATCAGCGTTCACCCGTCAGATCGGGCGGACGCTGACAAGCCATTTAGCCAGGTGCCCGTCGCTGACGCGGGTTCCCACCTTCTCCGCGCTGGCCGTGTGCCGAGCGGACAGGGAAATGAACCCGCGCGGCAACCCAGCCTCCCGCTCAGGTTGCTCGCAGCCGTCTGCGTTGAGCCTGGCGGTAAGGAGGGCTCAGACGCCGGGGTGGTAATACCAGGCCAGGCTGACGTCTCCGCTCTGCCGTGTGGCCGGAGAGCGGGCGCTGCTGCCCGGGGGGCCAGCCAGCGCTGCCGGCGCAAGTCGGGGACCTGTGCCCAGTTTGGGCCAAAGAGGGGGGACGGCCGGGTCAGAGCTGGAGAAGGGGACTGTGCTCCCCCTCGCTACAGGGAACATGGCATTATGGGGGCGTGGCCAGAAGGGGGTGCGGCATCACATGGGGTGTGGCCAGAAGAGTGCGTGGCACAACAGGGCATGGCCAGAGGGGATGTGGCATCACAGGGGTGTGGCCAGAGGGGACTGAGGCCTCATGGGGGACATGGCCAGAGGGGAGCATGGCATCACGGGGGTGTGGCCAGGGAGAAGCGTGGCCTCATGGGGGACGTGGCCAGAGGGGAGCATGGCATCACGGGGGTGTGGCCAGGGAGAAGTGTGGCCTCAAGGGGCTGTGGTCAGAGGGGGACATGTCATTATGGTGAGCAGGCCAGAGGGGAGCGTGGCATCACGGGGGTGTGGCCAGAGGGGAGCGTGCCCTcaagggggcatggccagagggGAGCATGACATCACAAGGACGTGGCCGGGGGGAGCGTGCCCTcaagggggcatggccagagggGAGCATGACATCACAAGGCCGTGGCCAGGAGGGAGCGTGGCCCCAAGGGGTCGTGGTCAGAGGGAAGCATGACATCACAAGGCCGTGGCCGGGGGGGAGCGTGGCCCCAAGGGGGCGTGGTCAGAGGGAAGCATGACATCACAAGGCCATGGCCGGGGGGGAGCATGGCCccaagggggcagggccagagggaaGCATGACATCACAAGGACGTGGCCGGGGGGAGCGTGGCCCCAAGGGGGCGTGGTCAGAGGGAAGCATGACATCACAAGGACGTGGCCGGGGGGAGCGTGGCCccaagggggcagggccagagggaaGCATGACATCACAAGGACGTGGCCGGGGGGAGCGTGGCCCCAAGGGGGCGTGGTCAGAGGGAAGCATGACATCACAAGGACGTGGCCGGGGGGAGCGTGGCCccaagggggcagggccagagggaaGCATGACATCACAAGGACGTGGCCGGAGGGGAGCGTGGCCCCAAGGGGGCGTGGTCAGAGGGAAGCATGACATCACAAGGACGTGGCCGGGGGGGAGCGTGACCCCAAGGGGGCGTGGTCAGAGGGGAGCATGACATCACAAGGATGTGGCTAGAGGGGAGCGTGGCCCCAAGGGGGCGTGGTCAGAGGGAAGCATGACATCACAAGGACGCGGCCGGGGGGAGCGTGGCCCCAAGGGGGCGTGGTCAGAGGGAAGCATGACATCACAAGGACGTGGCCGGGGGGAGCGTGGCCTCAAGGGGCTGTGGTCAGAGGGGGACATGTCATCATGGTGAGCATGGCTAGAGGGGACATGGCAACATGGagggctgcccccccccacggCGCCATGGCCCCCAGTGACGTCAGCCCAGGACAAGGCCTCAGAGGCAAAGTGAAGCCTGAACCAAActactcccagcccctccccccatggccaGCACTGCCAGAAGGACCCCGTGGGAAAAACAATCCCCCCGCCCCGTCCGGCTGCGGGGAGAGGTGCCCTCCTCAGTCGCCTGATCAAACACATGCACCCGCGAAGCAGCCGCGAATCCGGAGCGCTCGGGTCCGTCCCCGTCGGGAGACAGAAATGCTACACAGTGCCCcgctgttttgtgtgtgtgtgttttttaatcaATCAGGCGCTGGGTTAGATAGCCCCGTCCGGCGCTGGGTCCTCGCCGCCGCGCGCTCcgctccgcccccctccccgcatgCCGGAAGTGGAGGCGCTGCTCACTTGTGGCCGCGGCCGCTGCGCGGAGGAGACTTgggcgcccctccccccgcaggagGTAAGAGGCCTCGGCGAGAATCGGTCGCGCATCGCCGCCATCTTGGGCCATCCGCTGCCCGGGGGGGCCGATACCCCTTCTCTGGGCGATTCTCTCTCCGATGGGCCCGGTCACGGGGGCCATTTCCCGCTCCCGACCCCCGATCATGGGCCTGGAAGGGGCCCCGGGGGGCGGGATGGACGGATTCCCCATTGTGCGTCTATATGGCCGGGAATCCAAGATGGCGCCGGCCCTGCTCCCGTCTCCGCCTCCCGGCCCGCTCCGCCATCCGCGGACATCGGCCCcgtcctgctcccctgcccccgggggcccggccgggtggggaggggggacgcccccgccgccccccagcGGGATATTGGGGGGCCGTgaagtaaacaaataaaaaaatatggagCTTAagacgccccccccccggctacaGGGGAAGCCTATGGCCAGCCGCAGGGCTCCTTGCAAGCGGGGgtgcagccccctccagcacgtgggggtggggggtgcagtgcaTGGGTGTGGGCTGCAATATGGGGTATATAAGGGAGGGGGCGTGGGAGTTgcaatgcagggggaggggtgcagggtgggggcggcagtgcagagggaggggggtgtaatgtggggggtgggatctccccagtgctggggggggagggggaaaaagggtgGGGGATGCAGTTAATTGGGGGTAGCGTCCAAAGGCTGGGTAGGtgcatgggggggcggggcccctGAAGTGTGTAGGGGCCATGAGGGGGGGCGTGGAagcagatccccccccccccccattgcaagCTGCATGTGGAGACTTGGGGGCTGCCCCCTGGCAGCCTGGGACGCGGGTCGCTTTGGGGTGCGGGCAGCCCCTGTTTCCTCCTGGTTGGCAAGGGAGGATGGGGGCACCTCCGTATTTCCAGTCCCCACACCCcagggaggggtgtgaggtgctgGGGCAGCTCCCCCCAATCCTTGACAttgccgggggggtggggggcggtgtgGAGTTACGGGGGGTGCATCTGCCCCCGGCCATTGTTTGCTTTGTCCTGCGCATGGGGAGGGTTTTGGGGAGCAGTAGACGGGAGCATCCCAATGTGTGACGCACCtgctgtgtgttggggggggtagGCGCGTGCCCCCAAATTGTAatctccttccctgctcccctcccagggctggagagagagcccaggagtcctggctttccCTGTGTGCCTGGAGACACTAGGGAGCCCGGGGCCCCCCCCAGTATTGCAGGCTGTAGCTAGGGGGCGATCGGGGTCCAGTTTGCAAAGGACACTGGTGGGGTTTGGGGGCTacggctgcaccccagggattgCTTGTTGCACAGGGACCTCCCCTCAACGTGGGGCTTCTGGGGCATGGCTGCACCCCATTATCTGCTGCGGGGTTCGGATCCAGCCTCCCCCGTACCCACGGTTTGCATTGGAGGTGAACCCTAGTGCCCCTGGAGCTCACGTGTGGGTGGGACCTAGGGGGGCGGCTGCACCTCATTATAGTGGGGGGCTGGATTCTATATAGCAGTACATGGGGGGAAATACGGGGTGTGAAAACAGCCCCCCAGGTactgggagggggggtgggaggatgaCCCCCCAAAACACTCCTCTGTAGCCGGCTAGCACTGGGGCAGGGTGCGTGTGTGGGGTACACATGCGGCTCCCCAGGGCACAGTGGGCTCGAGTGGATGTGGGGGTGCAGCAACAACCCCAGAGTTAGTCCCGGGGTGGCTGGGAGTCGAGCTGCACCCCCCGATTGCATGGCTCCCCTCGGGTTAGGAGTTGGGGGGTATCCCATGTCCGCAGGGCCAGGTGGTGCTGGATGAAGGGGGGGCATTTGGGGTCTCAGCGCCAGTGGGGGATTTGGGGGTGACCCAGTTTGAACCCCATACTTGGGGGGGGCTATTGAGGGGGACATGGAGACGTTAGCTGGATAAAGGATTTTCCTAATTGGATTCTggtccagccccagggcagggactggctggctctgggggcggggaatggggggcggggggcgccgggGCGGGGAATGGGGTACGGGGGCTGGCTGTCTGTGGGTGCGAGGGCAggctggctctgcaggcagggaATGGGGTACGGGGGCGCTGGTTCCGGGGCGAGGGCAGGCTGGCtctgggggcggggaatggggtacgggggctggctggctctgcGGGCGGGGAATGGGGTacgggggctggctggctctgggggcggggaatggggtaCGGGGGGCGCCGGTCCCGGGGCGagggctggctggctctgggggcggggaatggggtaCGGGGGGCGCcggtcccagggctgggactggctggctctgggggtggggaatggggtacGGGGCGGCCGGTCCcggggctgggactggctggctctgggggcggggaatggggtacgggggctggctggctgtgggtgCGAGGGCAggctggctctgcaggcagggaATGGGGTACGGGGGCGCTGGTTCcggggccagggctggctggctctgggggcggGAAATGGGGTACGGGGGGGCGCCGGTCCCGGGGTGagggctggctggctctgggggcggggaatggggtacgggggctggctggctctgcGGGCGGGGAATGGGGTACGGGGGGCGCCGGTCCCGGGGCTGGGACTGGCTGTCTCTGGGGTTGGGGAATGGGGTACGGGGTGGCCGGTCCCAGGCCCCCGGCTGACCCCGCTGCCCCCCCAGTCTCAGCAGGCCCCCTCCCGGCGCCGCCATGGCGGAGAACGACGTGGATAACGAGCTGCTGGATTACGAGGATGACGAGGTGGAGAACCAGGCGGGGGGCGACGGGGTGGACGTGCCCCCCAAGAAGGACGTCAAGGGCTCCTACGTCTCCATCCACAGCTCCGGCTTCCGGGACTTTCTGCTGAAACCCGAGCTCCTCCGCGCCATCGTCGACTGCGGCTTCGAGCACCCCTCGGAAGGTcagccggacgcctgggtcccacccccggcactggggggaggggggccgagGGGGTCAGAgcacgggggctgggagccaggactcctgggttctctcccggctcggggacaggagtggggcctggtggttagagcagggggggctgggagccaggactcctgggttctctcccagctcggggaggggagtggggcttggtggttagagcggggggggcgttgggagccaggactcctgggttctctcccggcttgggaggggagtggggcctggtggttagaggggggggggggctgggagccaggactcctgggttctctcccagctcgggaggggagtggggcctggtggttagagggggggggctgggagccaggactcctgggttctctcccggctcgggaggggagtggggcctggtggttggggggggggctgggagccaggactcctgggttctctcccggctcaggaggggagtggggcctggtggttgggggggggctgggtgacCCCCGGCTgaccccagccccgctgccctgcAGTGCAGCACGAGTGCATCCCGCAGGCCATCCTGGGCATGGACGTGCTGTGCCAGGCCAAGTCGGGCATGGGCAAGACGGCCGTCTTCGTGCTGGCCacgctgcagcagctggagcccgtCACGGGGCAGGTGAGGGGGCCGGGAACGTGGGGGGCGGGACCCACTGGGAAGGGCCTGGGGGGGTAAAGCCCATTTTgggtgttggggggcggggagagaccAATTGGTGACTGACGGGGGGGAGAGACCAATTGagaatgggggagaaggaggagagaccAATTGGTGACTgataggggaggggggagagaccaTTGAAGTGGGGGGTGGAAGGGCTGGTTGGAAGTGGCCGGGGGGCtgtgaggaggggggctggggatggggggggtcccCGCACTAACGCCCCCGTCCCCCAGGTGTCTGTGCTGGTGATGTGCCACACGCGGGAGCTGGCGTTCCAGATCAGCAAGGAGTACGAGCGCTTCTCCAAGTACATGCCCAGTGTCaaggtgaggggcagggagctgtgggggggggggggggggcagccaggggcagggagctgggcgcGGGGGGGGCAGCCAGGCGCAGGGGGAGGCGAGGAGCTGGCTTTGGGGGCGTGAGGCGCCAGCttgaggggttggggcagggagccGGAGTGGGGCGCAGGAGGGCAGCCAGCCAGCGGAGGgtctcaccctgccccccccccaggtggcGGTGTTTTTCGGGGGCCTGTCCATCAAGAAGGACGAGGAGGTGCTGAAGAAGAACTGCCCCCACATCGTGGTGGGGACGCCAGGCCGCATCCTGGCCCTGGCACGCAACAAGAGCCTCAACCTCAAACACATCAAGCATTTCATCCTGGACGAGTGCGACAAGATGCTGGAGCAGCTCGGTGAGCGGGGGGACCCCCTGGGGCCCCATGGAGCAGCGGGAGGGGCAGGACGGGGACATGGGGGGACCCTATCGAGTAGGAGGGGCAGGTTATCCCTGGGGGCAACTGGGCGCATCCCATTCCTGACCCCGCCCTGCACAGCTGGGGGACGAGGGGCAGATTTCCTGTGGGGGGTCCCGGCCACCCCGGGCTCACCCCGTTGCTGacccgcccccttctccccccagatATGCGCCGGGACGTCCAGGAGATCTTCCGCATGACCCCGCACGAAAAGCAGGTCATGATGTTTAGCGCCACCCTGAGCAAGGAAATCCGCCCCGTCTGCCGCAAATTCATGCAAGACGTAATTACCCCCTTCTACCTTCTTTGCCCCCCCggcgcccccgcccccggggcgGCGCACGGGCCGCAGCGCCAGGACCGGCCCCTAGCACAGGCCCCCAGAGCTTCCGGAAGATCACTCGGGTTACGCTAGCCTCAGCACCCCCCCGGCGCGGAAAACAGGGCGCCCCCtcttcccgccctcccccccgcccccccttccttcccagcgcGGCATCCACCCGGCACCGCAGCCTCCGGATCAGCTGGCCCCATACACCCAGGCAAGTGAGTGCTCCGTCTACCACGCACAAAGccagagaccccccacccccctcccagcccccccggcgCTCTGGAGACTGGCGGCGCCCCCCGTGGCGAAGAGCAGCGGCGAGAGCGGAGACGGCCCGGCGGCGGCTCGCAGAGACTCGGCAGCGCCAGGATCCGGCTTATCCTTTTTCGGAACCGGCCtcggggggcggggttggggctcACGGcaaatcttccccctccccccaccaagagCGAGacggggggcagtggggtgcgAGAGGCAAGGGGTTAATCGGAACCCCTCCTCCCCGAGATGGCCGAGGGGGGCTTCACCTGGGGCTTGCTGGGGGCTACGCCAAGGGGAGGGCGCTTTCCCGGGCTCAGGGTTTGCATGCTGGGAAATTTCCCGGTGCATGCTGGGGGCTGTGTCAAGGGGAGGAGCCTAGAACTTTTGCCTCCTAGCTGGaagcccagtgcatgctgggaaatcTCACCTGGCACCAGAGAAGGCCGGCAACCTAGCTGGGTCCAGCCCCTTCCTTGCCTGCCATTTCCCAGCAGGCACTGGGCCCTGGCAGGTGGGCGTCTgtgccctctggccatgccctCCCTGTTGGCTGGCTGTGAATGGGGGCATTATGTCTTGGGGGGCTGCTCCCCCCCTCCGTTCCCCAGCACGGGGCGATCAAGCCTGTGGCACTGGCTGGTAGGGTCGTGGA
The Chelonia mydas isolate rCheMyd1 unplaced genomic scaffold, rCheMyd1.pri.v2 scaffold_86_arrow_ctg1, whole genome shotgun sequence DNA segment above includes these coding regions:
- the LOC102935352 gene encoding spliceosome RNA helicase DDX39B, with the translated sequence MAENDVDNELLDYEDDEVENQAGGDGVDVPPKKDVKGSYVSIHSSGFRDFLLKPELLRAIVDCGFEHPSEVQHECIPQAILGMDVLCQAKSGMGKTAVFVLATLQQLEPVTGQVSVLVMCHTRELAFQISKEYERFSKYMPSVKVAVFFGGLSIKKDEEVLKKNCPHIVVGTPGRILALARNKSLNLKHIKHFILDECDKMLEQLDMRRDVQEIFRMTPHEKQVMMFSATLSKEIRPVCRKFMQDPMEIFVDDETKLTLHGLQQYYVKLKDNEKNRKLFDLLDVLEFNQVVIFVKSVQRCIALAQLLVEQNFPAIAIHRGMPQEERLSRYQQFKDFQRRILVATNLFGRGMDIERVNIAFNYDMPEDSDTYLHRVARAGRFGTKGLAITFVSDENDAKILNDVQDRFEVNISELPDEIDISSYIEQTR